The DNA region GATCGGGCCCCGACAGGTCACGCGCCGCCCAGGTGGTGCGAGGCGGACGCGGCACGCATGGTCGCGGCATCGGCCGCGATCACCCGGGCCACGTCCACGATCGACAACGGGCGGCCGAGCAGGAAGCCCTGGCCGTCGTCGCAGGCGAGCTCGACGAGGTCCTTGAGCTGCGCGACCGTCTCGATGCCCCCACCGACGACGCTCATGCCCAGCCCGTGCGCCATCGCGATGACCGCCGCGACGACCTCGCGGTCCTGCGCGGCCACGGCGAGCTGCTCGAGCTTCACGACGCCGACCGGGAACTGCGGCAGCCGCGCGAGCGAGGTGTAGGTCGCGCCGAAGTCGTCGACGGCGAGCTGGACGCCGAGGGACGTGAGCGCCTCCAGGGCCTCGTGCGCGTCCGGACCGTCATGGACCAGTGCCCGTTCGGAGATCTCCAGGCACAGCTGGGCCGGCGCCATCCCGTGCCGGTCGAGCGTCGCGGCGACCAGCTCGACGAAGTGACGTTCGCGCAGCTGGCGACCGGACACGTTCACGGCCATCGTCAGCGGGGGGATCGCCGGGTCACGCTCGGTCGTCCACGCTGCGAGCTGCGCGCACGCGGTGTCGAGCACCCAGGCGCCGATCGGGACGATCAGGCCCCGGGACTCGGCCGTGCCGAGGAAGTCCTTGGGGCGCAGCGTGCCGCGCTCGGGGTGCTCCCAGCGGATCAGTGCCTCGAACCCCAGCACCCGCTGGTCGCTGAGCGACAGCCGCGGCTGGTAGACGAGCGCGAACTCGTCGTTCTCCAGGGCACGTCGCAGCTCGACCTCGAGCTCGGCACCGCCGAGCGCGTCGGACGGCGCCTGCGGGTCGAAGATCTCGAACCGGTTCCGGCCGCTCTCCTTGGCCCGGTACATCGCGGCGTCCGCGCTGCGCAGCAGGGTCGACGAGCCGGCCTGGGGGTCGCTCGTGACCACCGCGCCGACGCTCGCCGACAGGCGCAGCGTCACGGTGCCGGCGTCGAACGGTTCGGCGAGGGCGTGCACGATGCGCTCGGCGATCGCCTCGACGTCGTCGTCCGTCGGCACCCGGCCGCACAGCACGATGAACTCGTCACCGCCCAGGCGGGCGACCGTGTCCTGCCGCCGTCCGGCGCGCTCCAGGCGACGGGCGGTCTCGACGAGCACGCGGTCGCCGATCTCGTGACCGTAGCTGTCGTTGACGTCCTTGAAGTGGTCGAGGTCCACGAAGAAGAGCGCGAGCCGGTTCGGCGAGCGCTCCATCCGCACCAGGGCCTGGCCGAGCCGGTCGGTCAGCAGGTACCGGTTCGCCAGACCCGTCAGCGAGTCGTGCGTGGCCTGGTGGGCGAGGGCCTGCTCGGCGCGCTTGATCTCGGTGATGTCGCGCATCGAGGTCAGGACGCCGACGACGGCGCCGGTCGCGTCGCGGTCCGGCGAGAGGGTCGTGTGGAACCACTCCTCCTCGCCGTCCGGGCTGCTGTGCACCGAGAACTCGATGTCGTCCGGCTCGCCGGTCTCCAGCACGCGGTGCAGGGCCGGCTCCCAGACCTCCAGCGAGCTCGCCGCCATCCCGGTCTCGCGGTCCGTCTTGCCGATCAGCTGGTCGAGCGTCATCCCGCGGGACCGCTCGCCGGCGGGGTTGACGTACTGGTACCGGAGGTTGCTGTCGTACTTGACGATCGCATCCGTCGAGCCGTTCAGGACGTCGCGGAGCTGGGCCTCGACCAGCATCACCTGGGCGTGGGCGTCCGATGACGCCTTCGCCATGCGGCCGATCTTCTTCTCGGCGCGCGCCCACCGGGTGACGTCCACCGAGTAGCCGAAGGTCCCGATGATCGTGCCGTCGACGTCGCGCAGGGGGAACTTGCTGGTCTCCACCCAGGTGCCGGGCCGGTCGGCCAGACGGTCGACCTCCGCCTTCTCGGTCACCGGCTCACCGGTGGCGATGATGCGCTGCTCGTCCGCGAACAGCTCGCGGGCATGGGCGTGGTCGGTCAGGTCGAAGTCCGTGAGCCCGATCATCTCCTCCGGGGTACGGCCGTTCACCTGGGCGCAGGCCGGGCTCACCCGGATGAACCTGCCGTCCAGGTCCTTGAAGAAGATGATCACGCCGGGCGCGTTGAGGAGGTTCGTCGCCCAGAACTCGTCCGGGAACGACTGCGCCACGATGTCGGCCGCGATCTCCGGCGCGGTGTCCGCGTGGGATCTGTTGCTCATCGTCGCACCAATCACCGGGTCCCGGGATGCCGTGAGGTCGCTCGACCGGTCGTGCACCTGGTCGGACCCACGTGCACGGAGCGGCCGGTCGGCACTCCGGAGCGCAGGTGGCACGATCCTACCGCCGGTCAGCAGCTCGGTCAGGTCAGGGCTGCGCTGACCGACGATCCGGCCAGATCGGCGTCCGTCCGCGGGGCGCGGCTCCGCGCGTCGAGGTGCGCACCGGCGAGCAGCTCGAGCGCGGCGCGGTGCTGGTTGAACGTGTACACGTGCAGACCCGGGGCCCCGGCCTGCAGCACGGCCTCAGCGAGCTCGACGCCCATCGCCGTTCCCGCGGCCCGCCGCCGCAGCTCATCGGTCTCGGCGTCGAGCCGGGCGAGGATCGACGCCGGGACGGGCACACCGCTGATCTCCTGCAGGCGCCTCAGGCGGGCCGGGTCGTTCAGCGGGACGATGCCCGGCAGCAGCGGGATCGTGACACCGGCGGCGCGCGCGACGCCGGTGTACCGCGTGTAGTCCTCGGGATCGAAGAAGACCTGCGTGATCGCGTAGTCGGCGCCTCCCGCCTGCTTGGCGAGCAGCGCCTGCAGGTCGCCGCACAGCTCGTCGCCGGGAAGCGTCCCGGGCGGGACCGCTGCCGGCGTCGCGGCGACACCGATGCTCAGCGCCGCGCCCTCGGACGCCGGCTCGATCTCACGCAGCAGGCTGACGAGCTCGCTCGCCCGCTCCAGGCCGTCCGGGTGGGGCTGCCAGTCGGTGGCGCCCGCCGGGGGGTCGCCGCGCAGCGCGAGGAAGTCCCGGACGCCGTCGGCGAGCAGCCCGGCTGCGATGCCCTGCACCT from Cellulomonas sp. KRMCY2 includes:
- a CDS encoding methylenetetrahydrofolate reductase is translated as MNDVPAPARRPSGVAARLQDAVALGPTVSFELYPPRTPAANETLWSTIARLAEATPDFFSVTYGASGSSRETSRAVVQWILAHTSAPAVAHLTCIGAPRPEVQGIAAGLLADGVRDFLALRGDPPAGATDWQPHPDGLERASELVSLLREIEPASEGAALSIGVAATPAAVPPGTLPGDELCGDLQALLAKQAGGADYAITQVFFDPEDYTRYTGVARAAGVTIPLLPGIVPLNDPARLRRLQEISGVPVPASILARLDAETDELRRRAAGTAMGVELAEAVLQAGAPGLHVYTFNQHRAALELLAGAHLDARSRAPRTDADLAGSSVSAALT
- a CDS encoding bifunctional diguanylate cyclase/phosphodiesterase — protein: MSNRSHADTAPEIAADIVAQSFPDEFWATNLLNAPGVIIFFKDLDGRFIRVSPACAQVNGRTPEEMIGLTDFDLTDHAHARELFADEQRIIATGEPVTEKAEVDRLADRPGTWVETSKFPLRDVDGTIIGTFGYSVDVTRWARAEKKIGRMAKASSDAHAQVMLVEAQLRDVLNGSTDAIVKYDSNLRYQYVNPAGERSRGMTLDQLIGKTDRETGMAASSLEVWEPALHRVLETGEPDDIEFSVHSSPDGEEEWFHTTLSPDRDATGAVVGVLTSMRDITEIKRAEQALAHQATHDSLTGLANRYLLTDRLGQALVRMERSPNRLALFFVDLDHFKDVNDSYGHEIGDRVLVETARRLERAGRRQDTVARLGGDEFIVLCGRVPTDDDVEAIAERIVHALAEPFDAGTVTLRLSASVGAVVTSDPQAGSSTLLRSADAAMYRAKESGRNRFEIFDPQAPSDALGGAELEVELRRALENDEFALVYQPRLSLSDQRVLGFEALIRWEHPERGTLRPKDFLGTAESRGLIVPIGAWVLDTACAQLAAWTTERDPAIPPLTMAVNVSGRQLRERHFVELVAATLDRHGMAPAQLCLEISERALVHDGPDAHEALEALTSLGVQLAVDDFGATYTSLARLPQFPVGVVKLEQLAVAAQDREVVAAVIAMAHGLGMSVVGGGIETVAQLKDLVELACDDGQGFLLGRPLSIVDVARVIAADAATMRAASASHHLGGA